The Antricoccus suffuscus DNA segment AGCAGTTGGTCAATGTGCCGGTAATGATCACCGTGTCGATGCCCCGCTTGGCCAAGAGTTCGGCAATCGGGGACGACCCCGCGGTAAAGGCACTGAAGCGGGTCTTGTTCATGACGACGTCACCGTCGCAAACGTCGATTCCCGGATACACGGCATGATGGTGCCCGCCGGGGCGGAACGCCAGCTGCGCACCGTCACGACAGTTCTCGCCGCCGAAGCTAGTCAAGTAGACCGACCAGCCGTCGGCTGGGTCGACCGTAAAGCGGAAAAACACGTTAAGGCCGCCCGCATCTCGCACCGCCGCGCTGATGGCATTGACGTTGTCGACGATGTCTCGAGCGACCGGCACCTCAATCGGCGCGCCCGGTTCGAGGAAGCCGTTCTGCATGTCGATGATCAGATGCGCCGTGCGAGCGAGGTCGATCTGCTCGAATGCGAACTCTTTGCCCTTCGTGCGCATCTGCCGCGTCTTGGCACTCGCGCTGATCCGGATCTCGTGCACGCGCATTCCTCAAGGTCGACTGCCTGTGTTCGGCTTCGAAGTTATCCGGTTGCTTAGCCGAATGTAAAGAACCCGCCCGGTTGCCCGGACGGGTTCTTCAATACGAGGACTGTCTCAATTGTTCTCGAGTGGAGCTAAGGGGACTCGAACCCCTGACCCCCACACTGCCAGTGTGGTGCGCTACCAGCTGCGCCATAGCCCCTTACGGGTGATCACCGGAGGAGTAATTCGTCCACCGTGGACCGGTGCATCAGACTACACGTGTTTTGCGCGACGCCACGCGATGGGGTCCCCTAGCCGCCCTCGGAATCCACCCTGGATCGCGGCCGCCTGATCTGCTCGGCCATCTCGGTGAACTCTTTGTCGCTCGCGATATCTGGTGTCCGCCGTGATGTGCCGTCGGCCGTTCCCCCGTCGTTGGAAGAACGGGCGGCCCGCTTGTCGCGGCGCCCCAGCAGGAGCGCCGCGACCAGTAGCCCCGCACCAAGCCCGATGACCAACCCGATCAGGACGCGTGCGAGCCAGGCCGGGCCCGTCTGCGGCAACTGCGAACTCCAGATGACACTGATATCCGACGAGCCCTGGATCGCGGCCAACGCACCGGCCGCACCGAGCAGGAAATACGCCGAGGAGTGCCGTCGTGCGACCGACCGGACCGAAAGCGCACACAGGCCGACAATCGCAATCCCCGGGACCAGCGCCGAGGCCAGGGAGAATGAGAAGCTCCCCAGTGCCGGGTCCTGAGGATAAGGCGAAACTGCGATGTGTCCGACCTCCGCGATTGCCAACAGGCCGACTGCGCCGACTGCCAGGGCGCGCCAGGACCGCACGATTCCAACGAGCGCAGCAGCAGCGAATGCGACCACCACGACGATCCACCACGGCGCCGAGTTCTCCGGGACCCAGTCCATCGCGACGACGACCGTGAAGTTGGTATCGCCGTATTTGAAATAGAGATCATTGCCCGGAAAGATCTGGTGGTGCACGTCCGGCGCGGCCTGCACCTGAGGCGGCAAA contains these protein-coding regions:
- a CDS encoding cysteine hydrolase family protein; this encodes MHEIRISASAKTRQMRTKGKEFAFEQIDLARTAHLIIDMQNGFLEPGAPIEVPVARDIVDNVNAISAAVRDAGGLNVFFRFTVDPADGWSVYLTSFGGENCRDGAQLAFRPGGHHHAVYPGIDVCDGDVVMNKTRFSAFTAGSSPIAELLAKRGIDTVIITGTLTNCCCESTARDANQLNFKVIFISDGTAAVSDDDHNAALNSLAPVFADVTTTRRALRLISNPLTSAN